The genomic DNA ACCCCTTCGTCGCTCGGAGACAACTGAAACGCACTCATCGATACGATCAGGAAACAAGCAACCGCCAACAGCCCGATCGACAGCGTGCTACGCAGCGGATTGCGTCGAGCGCTCTGCATCGCCATCCGGAACAGACTGTAACTGCGGTTTGCCGCATGTCGCGGCTTGGTGTTGGTTAATCGATGAAAGACGCCCAGCACGATCGCTGCCAACAGCATCATCCCGCCGCCGACAAACGCTCCCGCTTGAGCTTGGCCTCCCAGCCAGACGGCGCTGAGGCTGGTCAGCATCGCCACGACAAAACATCCGATCGCCACAGGCCCCGACCAATTTCGCCGCCGCTGGCCGCTTTCGGTTCGCAGTTCGTCGATATGTCCGCCGACCAAGCTTGATACCTTGCTGGAACGCAGCCGTCGGCTGGTCCACCAAATCGTGACCGCCGCCATCGCCGTTCCCGCCACGATCCCGACGATCAGGCTGACCGGCGACCAGTGAAATCGCAAGAACGGAACCGTCACGGCGCCGACCCACCAGTTCCGCAGGGCGTATAACACCAGCCACGCGTAACCGATCCCGCCGACAACGCCCAGCACCGAACCGACCAGCGAGACGAGGATCCCTTCGCGCAGCGCCATCCCCGCGACCAAGCGGCCCGATAGCCCAACGGCCATCAGCGTCCCGTATTCGCTGGCCCGTTGTTCCATCCCCAATCGAAACAGCAGCGCGACCAACATCAGTGCCGCGACGATGACAAAGAAGCTGAGCGATACGAAGAGGGCGTCGAATGGTGTCGTCCCCTTGGACGCCGCCAACTGCAACGCCCGCGTCGGCATCACGGCGAATCCGATCTGATCGCGATCTTGGTCGGCCACTTCGGTAACCAGTTTTTGCAACGCGTCGACATCGACGACTGCCGACTTGCGAATCTTCAGACTGGTCAGATCGCCGAACCGGCTGCCAAACAAGCGCTGCCCGGCGGCGAGCGGAATGAAGGCCTTGGGGGTCAAACGATAATAGTCCCAGTAAAGATCGTCATCCTTCGATCGCGGGCGTTCCAGTTTGAACGGCAGGTCCCAATCGTCGATCGAATCTTGATCGGTCACTCCCGGCACGGTCGGTGTCAGCCCGGGATCGTTATAGACCGTGGGGGCTTCGTCGAACTTCGGGGGCCGACCGCGGCGGTATTTCGTCTGCGGCTGCGTGATCGGCACGATCCCGCTGACGACTGCGTCGAACGATCGCTCGACCTCCTTGCCCGACGAGGTCTCGGGTTCGAAGTAGAAGATCCGAATCTTGTCTCCCACCGCAGCCTTCAGTTGTTCCGCGGTCCAGTCGTTGATCACGACCGGCACCGGCAAACTGAGATCGTTGGGATCGTAGTCGCCAAATTCCAGCGGCATCGCGTCGCTCGAATCGATCGCCGTGATGATCGAATAGGGAACCGACGCGGCGGTCTGATCTTCATCGTCGATCCGATCGATTGCGTTGGCCAGGTAAGTCATCACCGGCTCGGTCGCTCCCGGCAACTCCTCACGGACACTTTCGGCGATCGCGGTCGGCAGCAGCAATCGGTCGCTGGTCAGACTGTAATAATCGAAGACCTCTTTTTCGTTGCCCTCGGCGTCGGTGAAGCTCTGCCGAATCTCTTCGATCTTCAATCCATAGTCGCTCAGCTGTAGCGCCATCGCCGCGGCGATCTGGTCAGCTTGCGCGTGAGCCGACTCCAGTTGCAACGCCTGTGTCCCGGCGGCATCGATGAAGACCACGTTCGCTTCTCCCTCGCGATCCAACGAATCTTGCACCAATTCCAACGGCAGGAACGCCGCCAGCGGTTGCTGTTGGCTGGGCTGCAGGCTGAAGCGTCCCAGCCCGCGATCGGGAACGATCGAGACGACTTCCAATCGCGGCAAGCCTTCGCTTTCACTCTCGCGTCGTCCCAGCGGGCTGTCCGCTGGAACCGCCTGTTCGACGGGAAGTCGCACCGTCACCAGATCGCCGACGTCGACTTGCAACTCCGCCGCAGCCGATGCGTTCAGAACCACTTGGTCTCCCTCGGGGATCACGTCGGGGCGGACTCCTTCGACATCGAGATCCCAGAACTTTTCGTTGGCCGCGATCACTTGGATCGACCCAGCGCGGCGAACGACGTCGCTGGCAGACCGATCGGTTTCCACGACCGCTTGCGAAAATAAGATCGCGGGGACCGCGCGATCGACCAACGGTTGGTCGCTGTCGCTGCGGAGCGGATCGACGGCGGCGGCTCGGAAAAATTGGCCCGGATAGAGGACGTAGTCGATCGAACCGAGGCGTTCGATCGTCAGTTCGCGCAAGCTGCCCCGCATCGAATCGCCGACCAATAGAGCTCCCGTGACCACCGCGGTGGCAGCGGCAACGCCCAGCGCGACCGCGGCGCTGATTCGCCAATGGTGTCGAAAACTTTTGCCGACAAATCGGCCTGGGGTCAGCGAAACCGTAGCCGTTGTCGGCGAGGGCATCGAATCCATATCCTTACATCCCGTATGAAAAAGATCGCTTCGCACCCGGTGGGGCGCAAGCGGTCGCGTGGCGGAGAATTGCTACCGCTGCATTTTAGCAACTAAATCGCAATTGCCGACGCGTGGGATGTTGCCGATAGGCTAAGCTTCCGCCGGTGCATCCAGCAACCGTTGGATCGACGCTCGATATTCATTCGACAACGCTTCGGTTTGCGACGTCGAAAAGTAGTGCGGATCGCATCGCATACAGATCTTCAGCACGCGGCGGTAGGTGAAGATCGAGATCGTCAGCCGCGTGCCCGATCGCATTGGGGGCACCCCAACGATATCGGTCATCGACAGGTTGCCCGCTTGCAGCAAACCTTTGACGCGTGGGAACGCGACGCTGAATCGTTTGGTTGGGTCGCCGGTGTTCGATAGGATCGCCGTCGCGAGACATCGCCGCGAACCGAGCCAACGTTTCAACCAGGTGGGATAGCGTTGCGTATGGGCGATCAAGCTCATGAAGGGCGTCCGTTGCCGGTTCCGTTTCAACATCACCATCTCTTGGCGAATCGAATCGATCAACGCTTCGGATTCGGTGCACTCGGATTGTTTGCGTCGGATCAGAGCGTAGGTCACCAGATTCGCAGCCGTCGCCATCCGGCTCTCGATCTCGCGCAGATCCATCGGCATCATGATGCACAGATCGCGGCGGCCACGATCTCCTTGCATCTGGTTCCACTGGCGCAGCGTCACCAACAACCGTTCGATCAACAATTCGTTAGTCGATTGGCCGCGTCGCTCGGCCACGTGGCGGAGATCTTTGTAGATCTTTTTGTCGAACTCAAACCCGCACAATCCGGGGAACAACGCTCGAGGATTCGCTTCGGCCTGCTGTGATCGCGGTTTGGCCAAGGCTTGTACGCCGGTCAAGCAATGCCAGCCGAGCGCCTTCGTTTCGGCGGTGTCCAGTTTGCCATCGGGCAGGCGATAATTTTCGACATCAAAACTGTTCCGGTTCCGCTGACGCAGCGCTTTGACATCCAGTGGCGGCAGCGGTTCGTCGATCGGTTGGCCGACGTGGGACGCATAAAACCACAGCCAGTCGCCGAGGAACTGATATGCGCCGATGCCATCGCAGGTCGCATGATGGAACTGAGTCGTGATGGTGGCTTGGTTTTCGTCGCTGCGAATCCAGATCCGCAGCCCCACATCCTTCCGCACGTCGATCGCTTCTCCAGCGGGCAGATCGATCGGTTTGGCCAAGTCGCCCCAATCGATCGCGATCTCCGGCTGCGGCGCGTTGACCCAGCAGTCGCGATTCCCCTTGGCCGGTTGCACGATGGCTTGTAGCAGCGGATGACGCTCCAAGGCGTCGGTCAATGCCGCTTCGATCGCCGGGTGATCGATCGTTCCAGCAAATTCCATCTGAACCACGAAGGTCATCGGATATTCGGGGCGATCGTCCCAGATCATATAATCTTCGAACGGGGTCAGATTCAGCGGCAGGGTTCGCGACGGACGGACTTTGCCCGGCGGCGGCGATTGTTCAACGGTAGCCATAAAGATGAAAACTCCTTGCCGGATCGCAACGCAAGGCCGACAGAGATCCTTGAGGTGAGCGTGGGTGCGCAAGTCAGTCGCCTAACCGAAGTTAACGACTGGCCGCAACCAACCGCTTCGTGCGGCCGCTGTGGCTTATAATTCTTGCACACAAGAACCCCTACCGACGAATAAAATCGGCGAGGGTTGGTCAAGGATAATCAAGAAATTGTCATTCAGAATGACTTGTCCGCCTCACAATCCAACTTTTTGCTGCGTAACCGCACGGTGCAGCCGATGTGGAGGGGGGGACGGCAACCGCTATTGATACTCTTCCATCGGCGGGCAGGAGCAGATCAAATTGCGGTCGCCGTAGGCGTGATCGATCCGCCCCACGGTTGGCCAGAACTTCGCATCCCGCAGCCACGCCTTGGGCCACGCGGCCTGTTCGCGGCCGTACGGGTGTGGCCACTGGTCGCCGCCGATCATCTGCAACGTGTGCGGTGCGTTTTTCAGCGGGTTGTTCTCCGCATCGATCTCGCCGCGCTCGATGGCTGCGATCTCTTCGCGGATCGCAAGCATCGCCTCGCAGAACCGATCCAGTTCCGCCTTCGGTTCGCTTTCGGTCGGTTCGATCATCAACGTTCCCGGAACGGGAAATGACATCGTCGGGCTATGGAATCCGTAGTCCATCAGACGCTTGGCGATATCGTCGATGCTGATGTGCACCGATTTGTCGAACTCGCGACAATCGACGATGAACTCGTGGGCGACGTTTCCGTTTTTGTCGGTGTAGAGGATGTCGAATTTATCGGACAGCCGACGAGCCATGTAGTTGGCGTTCAGCAGCGCGACTTGCGTCGCTCGCTTGAGTCCCTCGGCTCCCATCAAGGCGATGTAGACGTAGCTGATCGTCAGGATGCTGGGGCTTCCATAAGGAGCCGCCGAGACCGCACCGATCGCAAATTCACCCGCCGTGTCGGGGCGAGCGACACTGTGGCCGGGCAGGAAGGGCACCAACTGCTCTGCCACGCCGATCGGCCCCATTCCCGGACCGCCACCGCCGTGCGGGATGCAGAACGTCTTGTGAAGGTTCAGATGGCAGACATCGGCGCCACACATCGCCGGGCTGGTCAGTCCGACTTGCGCGTTCATGTTGGCACCGTCCATGTAGACCTGTCCGCCGTGACGGTGGATCACGTCGCAGACTTCGCGGATCGTCGATTCGAAAACGCCGTGCGTCGATGGGTAGGTGACCATCAGTGCCGACAGCGTCTCGGCATGATCGGCAGCTTTCGCTTTCAGATCGTTCATGTCGATGTTGCCATTGGCGTCGCAAGCGACCGGCACAACATGCATTCCCGCCATCACCGCCGACGCCGGGTTGGTGCCGTGCGCCGAGGTGGGGATCAGGCAGACGTTCCGCTTGTTCTCGCCGACGGCGTTGTGTTCGTGGTACGCCCGGATCACCAGCAGCCCGGCGTATTCGCCTTGAGCACCGGCGTTCGGTTGCAGACTGACCGCCGAGAATCCGGTCACTTCGCACAACCAGCTTTCCAGTTCGCGGAACATCTGCGTGTAGCCGCGCCACTGCGTGTCGGGAGCAAACGGATGCAGTTGCCCAAATTCGGCCCAGGTCACCGGCAGCATCTCGCTTGTCGCGTTCAACTTCATCGTGCACGAACCCAGCGGGATCATGCTGTGTGCCAACGAGAGATCGCGTTGCATCAGCTTAAAGATGTACCGCAGCATTTGCGTTTCGCTGTGGTGTTCGTTGAAGATCGGGTGCGTCATGTATTCGCTGGTCCGCGCCAGTGCACCATGCGACAGCATGCCGTCGGCTTCCGCTTCGGCCAGCAGGTCGTCGATATCGAACCCGGTGTAGTGGCCAAAGTTGAAAGCGGCCAACAGATCGGCGACCAACGCCGCGTCGGCGGTTTCGTCCAACGTCACGCCCAACGTGCCGTCGGCGTATTCGCGAAGATTGATCTGACGCTCCAACGCCGCATCGACAACCTGACGCGTCGCGCTCGCACGCCCTTTGCCCAACCGGATCCGGATCGTATCGAAGAAGGGTGTGTCGCTGGTTCGCGAGTGCCCCAGTCGCTCGAGTCCCTTCAACAACGCACACGTGAAGGCATGCGTCCGGTCGGCGATCTGTTTTAAGCCGCGCGGCCCGTGATAGACTCCGTAAAACGAACTGATGATCGCCAGCAAGGCTTGCGCCGTGCAGATGTTACTGGTCGCTTTGTCGCGGCGGATGTGTTGTTCTCGCGTTTGGATCGCCATCCGCAACGCGCGGTTGCCTTGGCGATCCTTCGAGACGCCGATGATCCGCCCGGGAAGCTTGCGGACATGGGCTTCGTGAGTCGAAATGAAGGCGGCGTGCGGTCCGCCCAAGCCCATCGGAACGCCAAATCGCTGGGCGCTGCCGACACAGATATCCGCTCCCCATTCACCAGGCGGCGTCAGCACAGTCAAGGCCAACAGGTCGGCAGAAGCGACGACCAAGCACCCCTTTTCGGCCGCCCGCGCAGTCAACGCGGCATAGTCTTCGATTCGGCCGTCGGTGGTTGGATATTGAACCAACAACCCGCCGAGTCCTCCTTGGCCGTGGTTGAAGTCGATCTCTTCGATCGGGCCGACCTTCAGGTCGATCCCCAATCCGTCGGCACGCGTCTGCAGCAGTTCCAGCGTCTGCGGATGGCAATCGTCCGACGCCCAGAATCCTCGCTTCTTATCGCGAGCGATCGCCACGCACATGCACATCGCTTCGGCCGCCGCGGTCGCTTCGTCCAACAAGCTTGCTCCCGCCAAAGGCAAGCCGGTTAAGTCGGCGATCATCGTTTGAAAGTTCAGCAGCGCTTCGAGCCGTCCCTGAGCGATCTCCGCTTGGTAGGGCGTGTACTGCGTGTACCAACCCGGATTCTCGAGCACGTTCCGTAAGATCACCGGCGGCGTAACGGTCCCCGTGTAACCCATACCGATACACGAACGGTAGACCTTGTTCTTTTCGGCGATCACCCGCAACGCACCCAAGAACTCGTGCTCGCCGCGAGCCGACGGAATGTCCAGTGGTAGGGTCAACCGAATGTCCTCGGGAACCAACGCGTCGGAGAAATGATCCAGCGAATCGAAGCCCAGCAGTTCCAGCATCTGTTGGATGTGAGTGTCCGACGGGCCGATGTGGCGTCGCACAAATCCGTCGGCGAAGTCCAAGAGGTTGCCGGTGGAATCATTTACGGGTGACTTAACAGTGGTTTGCATCATGTTTCCTGGCGGACGGAGGGGCCGGTGCGTTGGGTGTATCGCGAACTCGATGGGCGAGGCATTTTAACATCGCTCAATTTAATTGACTATGACGGCAGCCCGGCCGCATCGGTCGCGACGACGATCGGGGGAACGGAATGTGCCAATGTTGGCCGCCCGTGGTATAACAATCGCGGCGATCAGGACCGCGTTTTCATCCCCCTTTCGAAGGCACCAGACAAAATGTCTGCGATCGATACGGCTTCCCTTTGCCACGTTTTTGGCGTGCGGCATCTGTCGCCGATGGGGGCGTGGCAGCTGCGGCAATTCCTCGATCAAGTGCAGCCGCAGGTCGTGCTGATCGAAGGCCCCTGCGACGCGGAGGGTCTGTTGGACGACGTCGTTCGCAAGGGAACGGTTCCGCCGATTGGGATCCTCGCTTTCTCCAATTCGGTCCCCGTGCGAACGTTTGTCTACCCGCTGGCCCGCTACAGCCCCGAGTACCAAGCGATCCTGTGGGCCAAGGAAAATAAAGCCGATTGCGAGTTCATCGACTTGCGCAGCGATATCTTCCTCGGGTTGCAAGATCGCGAACATCGACGGATCGCCGAAGCGATCATCGCTTCGAAAAAAGATGCTCAGCCCGATGCCGTCTCGCCAGAGCCAGCGGCATCCGACGCGAGCGACGATCCGGCGGTCGGCGAACCGGCGATCGAACCGATCGTTTCGCGTGGCTCGTTGTATCAACAGCTGGCAGCCCTCGCGGGCGAAGAGCATTACGAGAGTTATTGGGAGCGGAACTTCGAGCACAACACCTGTCTCGATTCGTATCGCAAGACATCGATGGAGTTCGGTCGCAATCTGCGTGAGATCGAATCGGACACCGCGGCCGATGCGGCAGAGAATCTGGTTCGCGAAGCGTTCATGCGGCGGCAGATCCAAGCCGCGATCGATCGTGGCGTCGCGCCCGACAAGATTGTTGCGATCGTCGGTGCCTATCACGCACCGGTGCTGTCGGCAGAGTTTCCGCCGATGAGCGATCAGGAATTGGAACAGCTGCCGCGACTGGAGAGCAACCTAACGCTGATGCCCTATTCGTACTTCCGACTGTCGAGCCAATCGGGCTACGGCGCGGGGAACGAAGCTCCCGCGTATTTTGAGTTGTTGTGGGAGGCGTTGTCGGCGCGCGAGTTGTCCCATCTGCCCGCTCGCTATCTTTCGATGGTCGTCCGGCACCAGCGCGATGCCGGAACGCACCGCTCCACGGCCGAGGTGATCGAAGCGGTTCGGTTGGCCAATTCGCTGTCGGCTTTAAAAGCGGGGATGGCACCGACGCTCAACGATCTCCGCGACGCAGCGGTCACGCTGATCGGACACGGCCAGCGGTCGAGCGTCGCCGAATCGCTGGCTCAAGTCGACGTCGGGACGGCGATCGGCAGCCTGCCCGACGGCGTCTCGCAGACATCGATTCAAGCCGACTTCACTCAGCAGTTGACCGCACTGAAGTTAGTCAAATACCGGACGGCGGTTCGGCAGTTGTTGTCGATCGATCTGCGAGAGAACCGTCGAGCGAAGACCGCCGCGGCCGCTTTCTTGGACCTGCATCGATCCAGCTTCCTGCATCGGCTGCATCTGCTGGAGATCAACTTTGCGTCCCCCGTCGCCTCGCGACAGCAGGCGTCGACGTGGAGCGAGAAGTGGGAGTTGCAGTGGACGCCCGAATCGGAGATCACGTTAGTCGAATCGGTGCTGTTGGGGGAGACGATCGAACTGGCCGCCGGTTTCAAATTCAAGACGCTGTTGGACGAAGCGACAACGGTCGCGCAAGCCGCTTCGGCGGTGGCGATCGCGTGTCGTTGTGGCATGATGGAGGCGATGGACCAGGCTCGCGGGCGGTTGCAGGCGTTGGCGGCCGAATCGAGCGACTTCACCGCCGTCGCCGGCGCGGCGGCTGAATTGGCCAGCCTGGTAAAGTATGGCGATGTCCGCCAGTTCGACGCGGCGCCGCTGCGTCCGTTGATCGAAACGTTGTTTGCGCAAGGAGCGTTGGTGCTGATGTCGGTCGCCAATTGCGATAACGACGCCGCCCGTGATCTGATTGCGTCGATCGACGCCCTCAATCGCGTCGCGCTCGAATTTCACGATCTGGTCGACGAACCGCTGTGGATCGCTGAGTTGCATGGTTTAAGCGATAGCGATGATCGCAATCCGTTGCTCAGCGGGTACGCATGTGCAATGCTGTTGGAGCGCGATCAGATCGACAACGCGCGGTTGGCTCGCGAGGTCTCGCGGCGACTGTCCCCCGGTGCGCCGGCCGATCTCGGCGCCGGTTGGTTCGAAGGGCTCTCGCGGCGGAATCGATACGCGCTGCTGGCTCGGCAACCGCTGTGGCAGCAATTGGCCGATTATGTGGAGTCGTTGGACGACGAACAGTTCCGCCGGGCGTTGGTTTTCCTGCGGCGTGCGTTTGGCGAATTCAGCCCGCAAGAAAAACAATCGATCGCCGAAAACCTGGGCCAGCACTGGGGCGTCGATCAGGATCTGGCGAGCGAAGTGTTGAACCAACCGCTCTCGGAATCGGAGTCCGAAGCGCTCGATGAACTAAACGATTTTGACTTTGGCGAGTTTTAAATATCTCGAAAGATGTTCGGCTTCGCTGCGGCGAAACGAATCGATCCCATCGATTGTGGAATGGGCGAGTCTTCATATCGCGAGCAGACAATCAAATCTAGCTTCATTTAATAAACAGAAACCTTTAGGCGATACCGATGAAAGCAGCATTTATTAAGACGACGGGCGACGCAGACGTTATCCAATACGGCGACCTTCCCGATCCGCAGCCCGGCCAAGGCCAGGTTTTGGTGCGCACCGAAGCGGTGTCGGTTAACCCGATCGATACCTATGTCCGCAGCGGAATGATCGCGATGGATCTGCCCGATCCTTTCATTATCGGATGCGACATCGCCGGCACGATCGCGGCGGTTGGCGAAGGTGTCACTGGATTCCGGATCGGCGATCGCGTTTGGGGCAGCAGCCAAGGTTTGCTGGGCCGACAGGGGACGTTTGCCGAGCTGTGCGCGATCGATCAGGATTGGTTGTACGAGCTGCCCGACGGCGTCGCGGCCGAAGATGCCGCGGCCTGTGCGTTGGTCGGGATCACTGCCCACTTGGGTTTGTTTGGCCGCGCGCGACTGTTAGCCGATGAGACGATCTTTGTTCGCGGCGGGACCGGCGGCGTTGGATCGATGGTCGTGCAGATGGCCAAAGCGGCTGGTGCGAATGTGATCACGACCGGCGGCAGCGATGAGAAGGTCGAGCGTTGCCGCGAGCTAGGGGCCGACTTTGCCATCAACTACAAGACCGAAAATTTGCAAGAGCGTTTGGCCGAACTGGCTCCCGATGGCGTCGACGTCTTCTGGGAAACGATCCGTGAACCCGATTTCGACTTCGCCGTCGAAGCCCTTGCGCCGCGAGGCCGGATGGTTTTGATGGCCGGTCGCGACGCGCGGCCCGAGTTTCCCGTGGGGCCTTTTTACGTCAAAGAGTGCACGGTGCATGGATTTGTAATGTTCAAGGCGACAGCGGACGAGATGAAGCTGGCGGCCGAGGACATCAACCAATGGCTCGCCTCGGGGCAATTGAAGAGCCAGATCTCGCAGCGCCTGCCGCTGTCGCAAGCCGCCCAATCGCATCGCCTTCAAGAAGCGGGAACGCTCGCCGGCGACGGCTCGCTGGCCGGCAAGGTTGTGTTGACCGTGGGCGATTGATGCGCGCGCCTTCGGCTAAAGCCTCGACTCCAGCGCGTTAGCGTTTGCGGCGGACGCGTTGGAAGCGGATACGGCAGCCGATCGGAACGGTCTCCGCGACGGCGGGCTTGCCTCCGGTCAACGCGGCGTCGATCGCTTGGCGAACGTAGGGATGTTCGATCTGTTTGCCATCGGGGCTGTCGTCCATCGCGCCCATGTAGACGACGCGTCGCTCTTTATCGAGCACATAAAACTCGGGCGTCGTGATCGCGCCATACGCCTTGGCTGTCTGCTGAGTCGGGTCGGAGAGATACGGGAAATTGAACTTCGCCATCGCCGCACGCGCTTTCATCGCTGGCAGTTCGTCTTCGGGAACCTTGTTGGAATTGATCGCCACCACGGCGACGCCATGATCTTTGTAGTCCTTCGTCAGTGCGATCAATCGCTGTTCGACGTCGGTCGCGTAGGGACAGGAATTGCAAGTGAAGGCGATGACCACCACCTCGGCCTGTTTCCAATCGTCCAGGCCATGCTTGTAGTCATCGATTCCCGGCAGATCGTTCCACGTCGGCGCCGCGTCGCCGATGCTCAGCACCTGATTAAACTCACCTGCCCCGGCTGAGCCCAGAACCATCACGACCAAAGCACTGGACAATACGAAGCGAAGCATTGGATGACGGTTCCGGGACTTTGGAGAATTGGTTGCGCCAGGATGCTCACGATCGCGTGAGTCGTCGGCAATGGCATTGCGAAACATGTTACCAACAACGCGTCGTAACATCCAGTTTCGACGCATCGGGGGCAGCGCACCACGCGCATCGCTCCCTCTTTCAATGAGGGAATTGGCCGCCACACAGAAATGTCCCGCCCTCGGAGAAACCGTGAGCCGATTTTCTTCTACGGTTGATTCCCCACAAACCACGAGGCCTCAGAATAATGAACATTTGACCACCCAACAAAGAGCCCCTAGAATGGCAAATATGGTTCAAGGACCGAGGGGATGAAGTCGCCTCGTAACATAGGTTCACTGGCACGCAAGTTGCTTGTAAGGTTCAGTTTGACAGAAGCTTCTCTGGCCGGTCGACTGCCCCCGTCGATCGATTTTCCGCTTCCAGTGCGAATGACATTATGCCAACCCCCGAACAACCCAAACGCTGCGTGATTGCGGATGACGTGCGAGCGTCGCGTGAAGTCTTGCGGTCGTGGCTTACCGATTGCCATTTCGAATGCATCCTGGCACACGACGGCGACCAGGCGTGGGAGGCGATTGAAAACCACCCCCCCGACCTGTTGATCACCGACATCGAGATGCCTCACTGCTGCGGCCTCGAACTGCTTCGGAGAGTACGCGCCGCCTCTTCGGCAGAGATTCAGTCGATTCCGGTTCTCGTGATCACGAGCTTGCACGACAGTCAGATTCAACCGACGATCCAGCGTCTGGGGGGCAATGGTTTACTCACCAAGCCTCTGGACCAATACTCGACCTACGTCACGGTGCTGGCGGTGTTGGCCCCTGAAACCGATCAGGAATCGTTCATCGTCAGCGACCCCGATGGCAAGATCACCGGCGACGGTCTGGTCTCGCCCACCTTTCGCCGCTTGCTGAAGCCGCTGTCGAATAGCTAACGCAACCGACGACAGATCTGTCGGTCGACAACCGCTTCAGCCCGGTTTCATGCCTTCAAGGCGGAGGTCAATCGATGGACCATTGACGTTAACCGTTCGACATCGATCGGCTT from Rosistilla carotiformis includes the following:
- a CDS encoding chromosome condensation protein, whose amino-acid sequence is MATVEQSPPPGKVRPSRTLPLNLTPFEDYMIWDDRPEYPMTFVVQMEFAGTIDHPAIEAALTDALERHPLLQAIVQPAKGNRDCWVNAPQPEIAIDWGDLAKPIDLPAGEAIDVRKDVGLRIWIRSDENQATITTQFHHATCDGIGAYQFLGDWLWFYASHVGQPIDEPLPPLDVKALRQRNRNSFDVENYRLPDGKLDTAETKALGWHCLTGVQALAKPRSQQAEANPRALFPGLCGFEFDKKIYKDLRHVAERRGQSTNELLIERLLVTLRQWNQMQGDRGRRDLCIMMPMDLREIESRMATAANLVTYALIRRKQSECTESEALIDSIRQEMVMLKRNRQRTPFMSLIAHTQRYPTWLKRWLGSRRCLATAILSNTGDPTKRFSVAFPRVKGLLQAGNLSMTDIVGVPPMRSGTRLTISIFTYRRVLKICMRCDPHYFSTSQTEALSNEYRASIQRLLDAPAEA
- a CDS encoding ABC transporter permease → MPSPTTATVSLTPGRFVGKSFRHHWRISAAVALGVAAATAVVTGALLVGDSMRGSLRELTIERLGSIDYVLYPGQFFRAAAVDPLRSDSDQPLVDRAVPAILFSQAVVETDRSASDVVRRAGSIQVIAANEKFWDLDVEGVRPDVIPEGDQVVLNASAAAELQVDVGDLVTVRLPVEQAVPADSPLGRRESESEGLPRLEVVSIVPDRGLGRFSLQPSQQQPLAAFLPLELVQDSLDREGEANVVFIDAAGTQALQLESAHAQADQIAAAMALQLSDYGLKIEEIRQSFTDAEGNEKEVFDYYSLTSDRLLLPTAIAESVREELPGATEPVMTYLANAIDRIDDEDQTAASVPYSIITAIDSSDAMPLEFGDYDPNDLSLPVPVVINDWTAEQLKAAVGDKIRIFYFEPETSSGKEVERSFDAVVSGIVPITQPQTKYRRGRPPKFDEAPTVYNDPGLTPTVPGVTDQDSIDDWDLPFKLERPRSKDDDLYWDYYRLTPKAFIPLAAGQRLFGSRFGDLTSLKIRKSAVVDVDALQKLVTEVADQDRDQIGFAVMPTRALQLAASKGTTPFDALFVSLSFFVIVAALMLVALLFRLGMEQRASEYGTLMAVGLSGRLVAGMALREGILVSLVGSVLGVVGGIGYAWLVLYALRNWWVGAVTVPFLRFHWSPVSLIVGIVAGTAMAAVTIWWTSRRLRSSKVSSLVGGHIDELRTESGQRRRNWSGPVAIGCFVVAMLTSLSAVWLGGQAQAGAFVGGGMMLLAAIVLGVFHRLTNTKPRHAANRSYSLFRMAMQSARRNPLRSTLSIGLLAVACFLIVSMSAFQLSPSDEGVGGFDLIGQTAMPLYRDLSDPAIRADLMGRDAEAISDAKIFGFRMKPGQDASCNNLYQASQPQVLGVPANFISRFNDPKVMPRFGWVGAGSDNPWERLEAEATGTAEDPIPMVLDQNTAMWALQMYGGVGEVKSFEYVVGKPQYFQVVGLIGGSVLQGSLLIGEANFEDAFPEISGYQYYLMKADGIDADQLAEILENRLSDSGMDVADSRDVLARLLAVQNTYLRTFQGLGALGLLLGTFGLATVQLRSVLERRGELAVMRATGFSRKRLAGMVVLENSALLIAGIGCGLLASFAAVIPYMLIGQAKLGIVEPIVMLGIVFAVGLLAASVAVKQVLRMPLLESLRGAS
- the gcvP gene encoding aminomethyl-transferring glycine dehydrogenase, with translation MMQTTVKSPVNDSTGNLLDFADGFVRRHIGPSDTHIQQMLELLGFDSLDHFSDALVPEDIRLTLPLDIPSARGEHEFLGALRVIAEKNKVYRSCIGMGYTGTVTPPVILRNVLENPGWYTQYTPYQAEIAQGRLEALLNFQTMIADLTGLPLAGASLLDEATAAAEAMCMCVAIARDKKRGFWASDDCHPQTLELLQTRADGLGIDLKVGPIEEIDFNHGQGGLGGLLVQYPTTDGRIEDYAALTARAAEKGCLVVASADLLALTVLTPPGEWGADICVGSAQRFGVPMGLGGPHAAFISTHEAHVRKLPGRIIGVSKDRQGNRALRMAIQTREQHIRRDKATSNICTAQALLAIISSFYGVYHGPRGLKQIADRTHAFTCALLKGLERLGHSRTSDTPFFDTIRIRLGKGRASATRQVVDAALERQINLREYADGTLGVTLDETADAALVADLLAAFNFGHYTGFDIDDLLAEAEADGMLSHGALARTSEYMTHPIFNEHHSETQMLRYIFKLMQRDLSLAHSMIPLGSCTMKLNATSEMLPVTWAEFGQLHPFAPDTQWRGYTQMFRELESWLCEVTGFSAVSLQPNAGAQGEYAGLLVIRAYHEHNAVGENKRNVCLIPTSAHGTNPASAVMAGMHVVPVACDANGNIDMNDLKAKAADHAETLSALMVTYPSTHGVFESTIREVCDVIHRHGGQVYMDGANMNAQVGLTSPAMCGADVCHLNLHKTFCIPHGGGGPGMGPIGVAEQLVPFLPGHSVARPDTAGEFAIGAVSAAPYGSPSILTISYVYIALMGAEGLKRATQVALLNANYMARRLSDKFDILYTDKNGNVAHEFIVDCREFDKSVHISIDDIAKRLMDYGFHSPTMSFPVPGTLMIEPTESEPKAELDRFCEAMLAIREEIAAIERGEIDAENNPLKNAPHTLQMIGGDQWPHPYGREQAAWPKAWLRDAKFWPTVGRIDHAYGDRNLICSCPPMEEYQ